In the genome of Candidatus Microbacterium phytovorans, one region contains:
- a CDS encoding ABC transporter ATP-binding protein, protein MHTTPHSQPQPRIVVEHVSKWFNKRSSRSMKDAFINLVRRRPVRSTQFQALNDVSFTIGEGESVAVMGLNGSGKSTTLKLVSGVLEPDEGRVFTRGKVAGLIEVGAGFHPELTGRENVFLNAAILGMSERETKARFDEIVAFSEIEDFIDQEVKHYSSGMFMRLAFSVAIHVPLDVLLVDEVLAVGDAPFRAKCNAKLKELAGQGVTMMVVSHSKGQVKQLCSRGIVIRKGRVVFDGPIAEALEALDSR, encoded by the coding sequence ATGCACACGACCCCCCACTCCCAGCCCCAGCCGCGGATCGTCGTCGAGCACGTCTCGAAGTGGTTCAACAAGCGCAGTTCCCGCTCGATGAAGGATGCCTTCATCAACCTCGTGCGACGTCGTCCCGTGCGCTCGACCCAGTTCCAGGCGCTCAACGACGTCTCGTTCACCATCGGCGAGGGCGAGTCCGTCGCTGTCATGGGCCTCAACGGGTCGGGCAAGTCCACCACGCTCAAGCTGGTCTCGGGTGTGCTCGAGCCCGACGAGGGACGCGTGTTCACGCGCGGCAAGGTGGCGGGGCTCATCGAGGTCGGCGCGGGATTCCACCCCGAGCTCACCGGACGCGAGAACGTCTTCCTCAACGCCGCCATCCTCGGCATGAGCGAGAGGGAGACGAAGGCCAGGTTCGACGAGATCGTCGCCTTCAGCGAGATCGAGGACTTCATCGACCAAGAGGTGAAGCACTACTCCTCGGGTATGTTCATGCGTCTGGCCTTCAGCGTCGCCATCCACGTTCCGCTCGACGTGCTGCTGGTCGACGAGGTACTCGCCGTCGGTGACGCGCCGTTCCGCGCCAAGTGCAACGCGAAGCTCAAAGAGCTCGCAGGCCAAGGAGTGACGATGATGGTCGTCAGTCACAGCAAGGGCCAGGTCAAGCAGCTGTGCAGCCGGGGCATCGTCATCCGGAAGGGGCGTGTCGTCTTCGACGGGCCCATCGCTGAGGCGCTCGAGGCTCTCGACAGTCGATGA
- a CDS encoding IspD/TarI family cytidylyltransferase, whose translation MNIALIFAGGIGSRMSSQNLPKQFLEIHGKPLIVHTLQHFQDHPEIDGVAVAILPAWRAHFTKLVERYELTKVTWIVDGGSTGQESRHRAIRAVAAECPDDAVVLIHDGVRPLITAQLISDNIRTVTERGAAITCTKGNETIVSAAGDEIDDVLPRDFLYIAQAPQSLRLSTALEIYDRAVSDGDDDSIDTATLLQRYGHKIFRVDGPRSNIKITTAEDYYICRAFFDVIERSQIGG comes from the coding sequence ATGAACATCGCGCTGATCTTCGCCGGCGGCATCGGCTCACGCATGTCGTCGCAGAATCTGCCCAAGCAGTTCCTGGAGATCCACGGCAAGCCGCTCATCGTCCACACGCTGCAGCACTTCCAGGATCACCCGGAGATCGATGGTGTGGCGGTAGCAATCCTCCCGGCCTGGCGCGCACACTTCACGAAGCTCGTCGAGCGGTACGAGTTGACGAAAGTCACCTGGATCGTCGACGGCGGTTCGACCGGCCAAGAGTCGCGTCACCGCGCGATCCGCGCGGTCGCCGCCGAATGCCCCGACGATGCCGTCGTCCTCATCCACGACGGGGTGCGTCCGCTCATCACGGCGCAGCTCATCTCCGACAACATCCGGACGGTGACAGAGCGGGGCGCGGCGATCACGTGCACGAAGGGCAATGAGACGATCGTCTCCGCCGCCGGCGACGAGATCGACGACGTGCTCCCCCGCGACTTCCTGTACATCGCCCAGGCGCCGCAGAGCCTCCGCCTGAGCACAGCGCTCGAGATCTACGACCGAGCCGTGTCCGACGGCGACGACGACTCCATCGACACGGCCACCCTGCTGCAGCGCTACGGCCACAAGATCTTCCGCGTCGACGGCCCCCGCTCGAACATCAAGATCACGACCGCCGAGGACTACTACATCTGCCGGGCCTTCTTCGACGTGATCGAACGCAGCCAGATCGGCGGCTGA
- a CDS encoding NAD-dependent epimerase/dehydratase family protein, which translates to MTSDSPTSSAYAEDLRVALDSIPGVRDLFGTRILVTGATGMICSSVVDLLLHMNREWNADITVYVAGRREQDARDRFSSFADDERFVFVPYDATSGDAVELGAELDYIIHGASNANPALYMERPVDTMLANIVGLSAMFDLGRATSARRVLYISSSEVYGQRQGTDAFREDDFGYLDILNRRAGYPSSKRAGESLCVAYGMQYGLESVIVRPGHIYGPSIRDADNRVSAEVTRRALAGEDVILKSAGSQLRSYCYSLDCASAILTVLLRGEPANAYNISNPHSICTVRELAEAVAHAGGVEVRFDLPAGSETVVHNLMDNSSLASDKLEALGWAPAFDLAHGVDRMMKVLRAAGGTLTV; encoded by the coding sequence ATGACGAGCGACTCACCGACGTCCAGCGCGTACGCGGAAGACCTGCGCGTCGCGCTGGACAGCATCCCCGGGGTGCGAGACCTGTTCGGCACGCGGATCCTCGTGACGGGCGCGACCGGCATGATCTGCTCCTCCGTGGTGGACCTTCTCCTCCACATGAATCGGGAGTGGAACGCGGACATCACCGTCTACGTCGCAGGACGTCGCGAGCAGGACGCTCGGGATCGATTCTCCAGCTTCGCCGACGACGAACGCTTCGTCTTCGTGCCCTACGATGCCACCTCCGGAGACGCCGTCGAGCTCGGGGCGGAGCTGGACTACATCATCCACGGGGCGAGCAATGCGAACCCCGCGCTCTACATGGAGCGTCCGGTCGACACCATGCTCGCGAACATCGTGGGCCTGTCCGCCATGTTCGACCTCGGCCGCGCGACGTCGGCGCGCCGCGTGCTCTACATCTCCTCCAGCGAGGTCTACGGTCAACGCCAGGGAACGGACGCATTCCGCGAGGACGACTTCGGCTACCTCGACATCCTCAACCGCCGAGCGGGATACCCGTCCTCCAAGCGGGCCGGTGAATCCCTCTGCGTGGCGTACGGCATGCAGTACGGACTCGAGTCGGTCATCGTGCGCCCGGGGCACATCTACGGACCTTCGATCCGGGATGCCGACAACCGCGTGTCCGCGGAGGTGACCCGTCGCGCTCTCGCCGGCGAGGACGTCATCCTCAAGAGCGCGGGGAGCCAGTTGCGGTCGTACTGCTACTCGCTGGACTGCGCGTCGGCGATCCTCACCGTGCTGCTGCGAGGCGAACCCGCCAACGCCTACAACATCTCCAATCCTCACTCCATCTGCACGGTCCGCGAGCTCGCGGAGGCGGTCGCCCACGCCGGCGGTGTCGAGGTGCGGTTCGACCTTCCGGCGGGCTCGGAGACCGTCGTCCACAACCTCATGGACAACTCGTCGCTGGCATCCGACAAGCTGGAGGCACTCGGCTGGGCGCCGGCATTCGACCTCGCCCATGGCGTCGATCGGATGATGAAGGTCCTCCGAGCCGCGGGCGGAACGCTCACGGTCTGA
- a CDS encoding polysaccharide pyruvyl transferase family protein — protein MTGDTKTVKIAMCGLVKSENLGEMFIARSLEHLIADGLQKAEPGIEIEYVEVDLLGRNDTIYEIPDARERRLRNYYRYSEKGRLTEKLFLDLQRRGRKAKSKATQNLISRARHLIWRFGRNYRKRLASYFDMKLEGVDYIVIDGAGLLEYSYNEYHWSLLLISEYAERHGLEVVYNAIGRAGAFDERDFGSTILKRAIRSSAVTYVSARDNVTEVQACAGPGHKVKLLADSAFWMKEAYGIDTSVERKKIGIGLIRGNSLQGYGVEFGSKEWTALFAGIATVLRERGYDFEFFTNGLPGDVTLGKRVLKKLRLPDSYLVERPVDDEVLVDTINGYEAIITCRMHSSIAAFTMGVPSVILSWNDKVEKLMEIIGYPERAIKQKDFSPEFIVDAMERAKAEGIDDVRLTAMKDKAKESVDDYLPRILRASK, from the coding sequence ATGACTGGAGACACGAAGACCGTGAAGATCGCCATGTGCGGACTCGTCAAGAGCGAGAACCTCGGTGAGATGTTCATCGCTCGGAGCCTGGAGCACCTGATCGCCGACGGCCTTCAGAAGGCGGAGCCGGGCATCGAGATCGAGTATGTAGAGGTCGATCTCCTCGGCCGCAACGACACGATCTATGAGATCCCGGATGCGCGCGAGCGCCGGTTGCGCAATTACTACCGCTACAGCGAGAAGGGCCGTCTCACCGAGAAGCTCTTCCTCGACCTGCAGCGTCGCGGACGCAAGGCCAAGAGCAAGGCGACGCAGAACCTCATCAGCCGCGCACGTCACCTCATCTGGCGGTTCGGCCGCAACTACCGCAAGCGCCTCGCGAGCTACTTCGACATGAAGCTCGAGGGGGTCGACTACATCGTCATCGACGGCGCCGGTCTCCTCGAGTACAGCTACAACGAGTACCACTGGTCGCTCCTGCTGATCAGCGAGTACGCCGAACGGCACGGCCTCGAGGTCGTCTACAACGCGATCGGCCGCGCGGGCGCCTTCGATGAGCGCGACTTCGGCAGCACGATCCTCAAGCGTGCCATCCGCTCCTCCGCCGTGACGTACGTCTCTGCACGCGACAACGTGACCGAAGTGCAGGCGTGCGCCGGCCCCGGCCACAAGGTGAAGCTGCTCGCCGACTCCGCGTTCTGGATGAAGGAGGCGTACGGCATCGACACCTCCGTCGAGCGCAAGAAGATCGGCATCGGTCTGATCCGCGGCAACTCGCTCCAGGGCTACGGGGTCGAGTTCGGCTCGAAAGAGTGGACGGCGCTGTTCGCCGGCATCGCGACCGTGCTCCGTGAGCGCGGGTACGACTTCGAGTTCTTCACGAACGGCCTCCCCGGCGACGTGACGCTCGGCAAGCGCGTGCTCAAGAAGCTCCGGCTCCCCGACTCCTACCTCGTCGAGCGACCCGTCGACGACGAGGTCCTCGTCGACACGATCAACGGCTACGAGGCGATCATCACCTGTCGTATGCACTCGTCGATCGCGGCGTTCACGATGGGCGTTCCGTCGGTCATCCTGTCGTGGAACGACAAGGTCGAGAAGCTGATGGAGATCATCGGCTATCCCGAGCGCGCGATCAAGCAGAAGGACTTCTCGCCGGAGTTCATCGTCGACGCCATGGAGAGGGCGAAGGCCGAAGGCATCGACGACGTCCGACTGACGGCGATGAAGGACAAGGCGAAGGAGAGCGTGGACGACTATCTGCCGCGCATCCTCCGCGCCAGCAAGTGA
- a CDS encoding polysaccharide pyruvyl transferase family protein, whose amino-acid sequence MTSRPERVLVRAGKDPLVPMSAARSLAIRRDGVFGTNAGNMLFYSAAWRALLTDGTELFADGYATEQRSARQEAERLNREYDRLVIPLANAFRKSFLPRLDRLTDVIRLLDIPVSVIGVGAQFPLGADVADAPAELRDAVRSFVSAVLDRSPSIGVRGGFTRDFLVALGFDDRTIDVIGCPSLYGFGGDGVLAPRRELTPDARLAVTYSPYLRDAGTFVRTVTTAYRDSYVVPQTVEALALLLWGDPTPYAAKRDLPETASHELYRTDRMRFFVDATTWIDTLRDRDLVVGTRIHGTIAGLLAGVPAILIAHDTRTRELAEFHSIPYARKSAMKSANVRRLYERADFEAFTASHGRNLATFRAFLDRHGLAHTIGEAHPRFDRELARVDLAPPVQPPGARTPGARRSPIDRLVWRVTQASRRRG is encoded by the coding sequence ATGACCTCGCGGCCTGAGCGGGTGCTCGTGCGGGCGGGGAAGGATCCGCTCGTGCCGATGTCGGCGGCTCGCTCCCTCGCCATCCGTCGGGACGGTGTGTTCGGGACCAACGCCGGCAACATGCTCTTCTACTCGGCAGCGTGGCGTGCACTTCTCACCGACGGTACGGAACTCTTCGCGGACGGGTACGCGACCGAGCAACGCTCTGCCCGGCAGGAGGCGGAACGTCTCAACCGCGAATACGATCGGCTCGTCATCCCGCTCGCGAACGCGTTTCGCAAGAGCTTCCTGCCCCGCCTCGACCGGCTCACCGACGTGATCCGTCTTCTCGATATCCCGGTCAGCGTCATCGGCGTGGGTGCCCAGTTCCCGCTCGGGGCCGACGTGGCCGACGCTCCCGCGGAGCTTCGTGACGCTGTCCGCTCCTTCGTGTCCGCGGTGCTGGATCGTTCGCCCTCGATCGGTGTGCGTGGCGGCTTCACGCGCGACTTCCTCGTCGCACTCGGATTCGACGACCGCACCATCGATGTCATCGGATGCCCCTCGTTGTACGGCTTCGGCGGTGACGGTGTGCTCGCGCCGCGGCGCGAGCTCACCCCTGACGCGCGATTGGCCGTGACCTACTCGCCGTACCTTCGCGACGCCGGGACTTTCGTTCGCACCGTGACGACGGCGTACCGCGACAGCTATGTCGTTCCGCAGACGGTCGAAGCGCTGGCTCTCCTGCTGTGGGGCGACCCGACTCCGTACGCGGCAAAGCGGGACCTGCCCGAGACGGCGTCGCACGAGCTCTATCGCACCGACCGCATGAGATTCTTCGTGGATGCCACGACGTGGATCGACACCTTGCGCGATCGTGATCTCGTCGTCGGCACCCGCATCCACGGAACGATCGCCGGGCTCTTGGCGGGAGTTCCCGCCATCCTCATCGCCCACGACACCCGCACGCGCGAGCTCGCCGAGTTCCACTCGATCCCGTATGCGCGCAAGTCCGCGATGAAGTCGGCGAACGTACGGCGACTCTACGAGCGAGCCGATTTCGAGGCCTTCACGGCATCCCACGGGCGCAACCTCGCGACCTTCCGAGCGTTCCTCGACCGACACGGCCTTGCACACACGATCGGTGAGGCACACCCCCGCTTCGACCGTGAGCTCGCGCGGGTGGACCTCGCCCCGCCCGTGCAGCCTCCCGGTGCGCGCACCCCGGGAGCGCGCCGTTCGCCGATCGATCGCCTCGTGTGGCGCGTCACGCAGGCGTCGCGACGTCGAGGGTGA
- a CDS encoding IspD/TarI family cytidylyltransferase translates to MITALLTAAGTGSRMKQDIPKQFMHVKNKPLIVYTMEAFQNHPAIDAIVVVTLPSWIDVVTAYAKQYGITKLQAIVPGGSTGQESIHNGLVKIREEGSTDDDIVMIHDGNRCLVSSEIISDNIAEFKANGSAVAAIPCVEAVFRSDDSGVSSTVSIPREQLFRTQTPHSYTLGALMWAHEQAKVRGIGDTAASCVLMHELGETVYFSAGSEQNLKITTMDDLYIFESILDARHAAL, encoded by the coding sequence ATGATCACCGCACTTCTCACGGCCGCCGGCACGGGCTCGCGGATGAAGCAGGACATCCCCAAGCAGTTCATGCACGTCAAGAACAAGCCGCTGATCGTCTACACGATGGAGGCGTTCCAAAACCACCCCGCGATCGATGCGATCGTCGTGGTCACCCTTCCCTCGTGGATCGATGTCGTGACGGCGTACGCGAAGCAGTACGGCATCACCAAGCTGCAGGCGATCGTGCCCGGTGGCTCGACCGGTCAGGAGTCCATCCACAACGGTCTCGTGAAGATCCGCGAGGAAGGCTCCACCGACGACGACATCGTCATGATCCACGACGGCAACCGCTGCCTCGTCTCGTCGGAGATCATCTCCGACAACATCGCGGAGTTCAAGGCGAACGGCAGCGCCGTGGCGGCCATCCCCTGCGTAGAGGCGGTGTTCCGCAGCGACGACAGCGGCGTCTCCTCCACCGTGTCGATTCCCCGCGAGCAGCTCTTCCGCACGCAGACGCCGCACTCTTACACGCTCGGCGCGCTCATGTGGGCGCACGAGCAGGCGAAGGTTCGGGGCATCGGCGACACCGCGGCATCCTGCGTCCTCATGCACGAGCTGGGCGAGACGGTGTACTTCTCCGCCGGTTCGGAGCAGAACCTGAAGATCACGACGATGGACGACCTCTACATCTTCGAATCGATCCTCGACGCCCGCCACGCGGCACTCTGA
- a CDS encoding LicD family protein produces the protein MRDYTYSDLKDLASDADHKAAMLELLLAFDTFCEEHGLTYYLSGGTLLGAARHKGFIPWDDDVDVNMPREDCEKLMELSGGRIGDFELMPPNSSQRYFAYHWKLYSERILVAKRTKGGIGGKVYPIFLDIFPIEGLPDTPEGNREHYAEIKRRKDRVRHARNVRKYRGRNPYRILRNRIATRVYRSIGVGPLFDKVIEHATSLHFDDSDYVGVMMTNVHTTEERVVKAEYAPVIRLEFEGHLLPAPAGYDTYLRQLYGANYMEWLPVHKRVPRHDFVTFFPHEPGEKPLVVGAPTESVDDLPVADDDEMQDEMA, from the coding sequence ATGCGGGACTACACCTACAGCGACCTCAAGGATCTCGCATCCGACGCCGACCACAAGGCGGCGATGCTCGAGCTCCTGCTGGCGTTCGACACGTTCTGCGAAGAACACGGCCTCACCTACTACCTCTCCGGAGGCACGCTGCTGGGCGCGGCCCGTCACAAGGGGTTCATCCCCTGGGATGACGACGTCGACGTGAACATGCCGCGCGAGGACTGCGAGAAGCTCATGGAGCTCTCCGGCGGCCGGATCGGCGACTTCGAGCTGATGCCTCCGAACTCGTCCCAGCGCTACTTCGCCTACCACTGGAAGCTCTACTCCGAGCGGATCCTCGTCGCCAAGCGCACGAAGGGCGGCATCGGCGGCAAGGTCTACCCGATCTTCCTCGACATCTTCCCCATCGAAGGCCTTCCCGACACGCCGGAGGGCAACCGGGAGCACTACGCGGAGATCAAGCGCCGCAAAGACCGGGTGCGTCACGCGCGGAACGTCCGCAAGTACCGCGGCCGCAACCCGTACCGCATCCTGCGCAACCGCATCGCCACGCGCGTCTACCGGTCCATCGGCGTCGGTCCGCTCTTCGACAAGGTCATCGAGCACGCGACGTCGCTCCACTTCGACGATTCCGACTACGTCGGCGTGATGATGACGAACGTCCACACCACCGAGGAACGGGTCGTCAAGGCCGAATACGCTCCCGTGATCCGCCTGGAGTTCGAGGGGCACCTCCTGCCGGCCCCGGCCGGATACGACACGTATCTGCGCCAGCTGTACGGCGCGAACTACATGGAGTGGCTCCCGGTGCACAAGCGGGTGCCCCGCCACGACTTCGTGACCTTCTTCCCGCACGAGCCGGGCGAGAAGCCCCTCGTCGTGGGGGCCCCGACCGAGTCCGTCGACGACCTCCCGGTCGCCGACGACGACGAGATGCAAGACGAGATGGCGTGA